The window CCCTTCTCAATATGGAATCAGAGTTAATGTGGCTTCGTTTTCCCGACCGGCAGGAGATAAGCGGGCTGGCCGGTTGGGACCTCAAATTTCTGAAGATCAGGATAAAACATCGTCCAGCTGCTTTTTGAAACCGGGAAGCGAATTAAAATCCCCACTCGGGCAATTTTCGGCATAGCGGAGAATCCGGTTTCGATCGATCAAAAAGACCGACCATTCCGGAAGTTCGTGTTTTCCCATGACGCCAAACGCCTTGGTAATTTCCCGGGAAACATCGCTAAACAGCGGGAAACTGAGCTTATGCTTACTTAAGTATTCTGCATTGGTGAAAAACGAATCAGCGCTGACTCCCATAAAAACCCCTCCCCGGGAGCTAATAGCTTGCGCCAATTCACTCAAGCGGGGCAAAGCACTCACCGATCGCGGGCTGAAAATCGAATCATAGAAGAAAACCAGGGAAGGCCGACCGGCGGTAATGTCTAAGAGCCTGCCGTTATTCGCATTGACGTCCTGGATCCAGCCATCCGGGGCGGGGGTATTCAGGCGGGGTTTTCGTTTCCAGAGAAAGGACAACGCTTCACGGACAAAGGTCGGCAGATCTTCCGGCCCCTGGGCGGTGATGAGGTTGCCATCGGTGATCACCCGTTCTTCAACATACTCGGCTCCGGCGTTGACAATATCGTCGCGGATTGAGGAAGAGCCGGTTATCCGCTTCCCCCGGACGATCTCGGCGGAAGCGAGCACCCACGGAGCGTGACCGACGGCACCAATCAGTTTCCCCTGCTCGAAGAGCTCCCGAAGCAGATTGATGACCGCCGGATACCGACGCAGGTAGTCTGGCGCAAACCCTCCTGGAATGATAGCACCATCGTAATCCCGGGTGTTCACCGAAGAAGCGATAAACTCCGGATGGGCCGGATAGCCGTGTTTCCCAGTGAATACCTCACGATCGACGGTCCCTACCAAACGGACTTCAATCCTCTCCTCCTGAAACCGGAGAAACGGGTACCAGAGCGAAAGTTCCTGGTACAAATTTTCGACAAAAATCATCACTCTTCGATGTTTCAATGGGTCAGGTCTCCTTTTCGGCCATGTTCCTCTCCGCAGACCCCAACTAATCTCAAGCTTTAGTAGCCAGGTCTTGCTTGATCCCGCTCAATCTCAAATAGTGTTTTTTTTCCTCCTGAATAATGCTCCGGAGGAGGTCCCGTTTCTGGTGGGGGATCATCGGTTCCATTGCCTGGTAAAAAATAACACTTTCCTTTTCCACGTCCATCCCGATATCCAACGCCCGGCCGACCCCCCCATCGCCCCCGGTCAGGTCTACCCCCTTGAGCACTTTCCCAAGAACTCCATTCTCAATGATCGCTCCCAGGTATTCGATGGCTTCATTCATGGTATCAAATACGACCGGTTTTCGGTCCAGGGTCTCATACATCTCGGAAAAATAACTGAGATGCCGTTCCTCTTCGTCGTGCAAAAACAAAAAAATATCCCTGGTCTGCGTACCAAATACCTGTTTACTCAGATTCCGGTAAAAGTCCATCCCCTTCTTCTCGAGCTCCATCGCCATCTCCAATAATTCTGCCGCGGAAAACTTCATAGCCAATCGACTCATCCCCTTTTTTCGAGAACGCTTAAGGACAACCGGGCTTG is drawn from Atribacteraceae bacterium and contains these coding sequences:
- a CDS encoding DJ-1/PfpI/YhbO family deglycase/protease is translated as MKHRRVMIFVENLYQELSLWYPFLRFQEERIEVRLVGTVDREVFTGKHGYPAHPEFIASSVNTRDYDGAIIPGGFAPDYLRRYPAVINLLRELFEQGKLIGAVGHAPWVLASAEIVRGKRITGSSSIRDDIVNAGAEYVEERVITDGNLITAQGPEDLPTFVREALSFLWKRKPRLNTPAPDGWIQDVNANNGRLLDITAGRPSLVFFYDSIFSPRSVSALPRLSELAQAISSRGGVFMGVSADSFFTNAEYLSKHKLSFPLFSDVSREITKAFGVMGKHELPEWSVFLIDRNRILRYAENCPSGDFNSLPGFKKQLDDVLS
- a CDS encoding ferritin family protein, with product MKFSAAELLEMAMELEKKGMDFYRNLSKQVFGTQTRDIFLFLHDEEERHLSYFSEMYETLDRKPVVFDTMNEAIEYLGAIIENGVLGKVLKGVDLTGGDGGVGRALDIGMDVEKESVIFYQAMEPMIPHQKRDLLRSIIQEEKKHYLRLSGIKQDLATKA